A single region of the Aeromonas hydrophila subsp. hydrophila ATCC 7966 genome encodes:
- a CDS encoding ABC transporter ATP-binding protein, producing the protein MQIAKTDAPIIEVQHLYKDFPVNSNAIKSGKMRALSDITFNLHRGRALAVVGESGSGKSTIAKIIAKMYKLSGGRILYRGRDLEEFNKGTALLDYRQSVQMVWQDPFGSLNPTHTIYHHIARPLLLHSKVIDKKDLPDMVYGLLEKVGLTPAKATAAKYPHQLSGGQRQRVNIARNLAVEAEVVLADEPTSMLDVSIRIGILNLMEQMKDELGVSMLYITHDIATARYVAEDLAVMYVGHMVEWGEVDEILHHPQHPYTQLLISAVPDPEKSIHAELEGGRKGEIPLWTPESCGCPFAGRCNQAMPRCKETLPPVSKLADNHFVRCYLYQ; encoded by the coding sequence ATGCAAATCGCCAAAACCGACGCCCCCATTATCGAAGTCCAGCACCTCTACAAGGACTTCCCCGTCAACTCCAACGCCATCAAGAGCGGCAAGATGCGGGCCCTCTCGGACATCACCTTCAACCTGCACCGGGGCCGCGCCCTGGCGGTGGTGGGAGAGTCCGGCTCCGGCAAGAGCACCATCGCCAAGATCATCGCCAAGATGTACAAGCTCTCTGGCGGCCGTATCCTCTATCGCGGCCGCGACCTCGAGGAGTTCAACAAGGGCACCGCCCTGCTCGACTACCGTCAGAGCGTGCAAATGGTGTGGCAAGATCCGTTCGGTTCGCTGAACCCGACCCACACCATCTACCACCACATCGCCCGCCCCCTGCTGCTGCACAGCAAGGTGATCGACAAGAAAGATCTGCCCGACATGGTCTATGGCCTGCTGGAGAAGGTGGGACTCACCCCCGCCAAGGCAACGGCGGCCAAGTATCCGCACCAGCTCTCCGGCGGCCAGCGCCAACGGGTCAACATCGCCCGCAACCTGGCGGTGGAGGCCGAAGTGGTGCTGGCGGACGAGCCCACCTCCATGCTCGACGTCTCCATTCGCATCGGCATCCTCAACCTGATGGAGCAGATGAAGGATGAGCTCGGGGTCTCCATGCTCTACATCACCCACGACATCGCCACCGCCCGCTATGTGGCGGAAGATCTGGCGGTAATGTACGTGGGGCACATGGTGGAGTGGGGCGAGGTGGACGAGATCCTGCACCACCCGCAGCACCCCTACACCCAGCTGCTCATCTCGGCGGTGCCCGACCCCGAGAAGAGCATCCACGCCGAGCTTGAGGGCGGACGAAAAGGGGAGATCCCGCTCTGGACGCCGGAGTCCTGCGGTTGCCCCTTTGCCGGGCGCTGCAATCAGGCGATGCCCCGCTG